One genomic window of Melospiza melodia melodia isolate bMelMel2 unplaced genomic scaffold, bMelMel2.pri scaffold_48, whole genome shotgun sequence includes the following:
- the LOC134413686 gene encoding olfactory receptor 14A16-like, producing MSNSSSISHFLLLALADTRQLQLLHFCLLLGISLAALLGNGLIISAVACSHHLHMPMFFFLLNLALSDLGSICTTVPKAMHNSLWDTRDISYAGCAAQVFFFLFFITTEFSLLTVMCYDRYVSICKPLHYGTLLGSRACAHMAAAAWASGFLNALMHTANTFSLPLCHGSALGQFYCEIPQILKLSCSHSKLRELWLIGVSALLYFGCFVFIVFSYVQIFRAVLRIPSEQGQHKAFSTCLPHLAMVSLFLSTGFLVYLKPPSISSPSLDLALSVLYSVVPPVLNPLIYSLRNQELKDALGKLVTATSEARNSLFCYRTFRI from the coding sequence atgtccaacagcagctccatcagccacttcctcctgctggcattggcagacacacggcagctccagctcctgcacttctgcctcttgctgggcatctccctggctgccctcctgggcaacggcctcatcatcagcgccgtagcctgcagccaccacctgcacatgcccatgttcttcttcctgctcaacctggccctcagcgacctgggctccatctgcaccactgtccccaaagccatgcacaattccctctgggacaccagggacatctcctatgcaggatgtgctgctcaggttttcttctttcttttctttatcacaACAGAGTTTTCCCTTCTCACAgttatgtgctatgaccgctacgtgtccatctgcaaacccctgcactatgggaccctcctgggcagcagagcttgtgcccacatggcagcagctgcctgggccagtggctttctcaatgctctcatgcacacagccaatacattttccctgcccctgtgccatggcagtgccctgggccagttctactgtgaaatcccacagatcctcaagctctcctgctcacactccaaactCAGGGAACTTTGGCTCATTGGGGTAAGTGCTCTTTtatattttggttgttttgtgttcattgttttctcctatgtgcagatcttcagggctgtgctgaggatcccctctgagcagggacagcacaaagccttttccacctgcctccctcacctggccatggtctccctgttcctcagcactggctttttagtctacctgaagcccccctccatctcttccccatccctggatctggccctgtcagttctgtactcggtggtgcctccagtacttaaccccctcatctacagcctaaggaaccaggagctcaaggatgcccTGGGAAAACTGGTGACTGCAACTTCAGAAGCAAGAAATTCTCTTTTCTGCTACAGAACCTTCAGAATATAA
- the LOC134413727 gene encoding olfactory receptor 14J1-like has translation MSNSSSISHFLLLALADTRQLQLLHFCLLLGISLAALLGNGLIISAIAGGHHLHTPMFFFLLHLALSDLGMICTTVPKAMHNSLWDTRNISYKGCATQVFLFVFFFSAELSLLTVMCYDRYVSICKPLHYRTLLGSRACAHMAAAAWASGFLNALMHTANTFSLPLCHGNALGQFFCEIPQILKLSCSHSKLREVGFLAVGSCLAFGCFVFIVFSYVQIFRAVLKIPSEQGRHKAFSTCLPHLAVVSLFLCTGTFAYLKPPSISSPSLDLALSVLYSVVPPVLNPLIYSLRNQELKNGLRKIMTNGFQKQ, from the coding sequence atgtccaacagcagctccatcagccacttcctcctgctggcattggcagacacacggcagctgcagctcctgcacttctgcctcttgctgggcatctccctggctgccctcctgggcaacggcctcatcatcagtgccatagctggcggccaccacctgcacacacccatgttcttcttcttgctacacctggccctcagcgacctgggcatgatctgcaccactgttcccaaagccatgcacaattccctctgggacaccaggaacatctcctacaaaggatgtgctactcaggtatttctgtttgtatttttcttttcagcagagctttccctcctgaccgtcatgtgctacgaccgctacgtgtccatctgcaaacccctgcactacaggaccctcctgggcagcagagcttgtgcccacatggcagcagctgcctgggccagtggctttctcaatgctctcatgcacacagccaatacattttcattgcccctgtgccatggcaatgccctgggccagttcttctgtgaaatcccacagatcctcaagctctcctgctcacactccaaactCAGGGAAGTTGGATTCCTTGCTGTTGGCTCCTGTttagcttttggttgttttgtgttcattgttttctcctatgtgcagatcttcagggctgtgctaaagatcccctctgagcagggacggcacaaagccttttccacctgcctccctcaccttgccgtGGTCTCCCTATTCCtctgcactggcacatttgcctacctgaagcccccttccatctcgtccccatccctggatctggccctgtcagttctgtactcggtggtgcctccagtacttaaccccctcatctacagcctgaggaaccaggagctcaagaatGGTCTGAGGAAAATTATGACAAATGGTTTTCAGAAGCAATAA